AAACATTCTCCTAAAGACGGTATAAATATTCTAAAACTTGTTCTTTTGTCATCTTACTCGCGTTAGAGAATTCTCCTCCTTTTGTTGAGGTAAGAATTTTTCCTGAAGGATCTAAGACAACAAGAGCAGGAATTCCATTTTGGATAGGGTTCCCTAGTTTATCATTTAGACTTAAATTTTTATCAAAGCGACCCACATCCACTTTGAAGAGGATAAAATTTTCTTTGAGTAGTGCTTTTGGTTCTGGTTCCTCAAAGATTCCATCTAATGCCTTGCAGTCGGGACACCAATCGGCACCAAAAACAACGATGAGTTTTCGGTTGGAGTCTTTCGCGAAGGTCAGGCTTTCTTCCAACTGAGAAAATATTATGTCACTTTGTTTGGAGCAGTAAGAAAGGGTGGTGAATGAGAATCCAAAAATAAGGAGGGAGAGGAGAAATTGAAACTTACGTTCCATAAAAAAAGCGGAAGGATTCTTCCGCATATCTTACTTCTTTGCGATTTCTTTAAGGATTTCTTGTCTTTTTTTATCTTTCTCAATATGGGAAAGAGACAACCAATCGCGTTTCAATTGTTTTTCTGAAACACCTTTGAAGGTTGCATATTTGCCGAGGATTTTTGCTGTTTTTGCGTTCATGCCAACCAGATTCTTTTGCCTCTCCTTTCTGTCAATGCGAACCTTGGTTGCTGTTTCATCCTTGACCCCTAAACTCTTTACGAAACATAGTAAAGTGCAAGAAATCCAAAGACCCTATGAAATCACAGCTACCTGACCGTTACGATCCCGAATCTGTAGAGCCCAAATGGATACAAACCTGGGAAGAAAAACAAACCTTCGCTCCTGACTCTTCTCGCAAAGAAACATTCTCGATCGTCATCCCTCCACCAAACGTAACAGGGAACTTACACATTGGGCATGCACTCAATCATACGATCCAAGACATCATCATTCGTATTGAACGTAAAAAAGGTAAAAATGTGGTTTGGGTTCCTGGGATGGACCACGCAGGTATTGCCACACAAGTGGTTGTGGAACGTGAGCTTGGTAAAGAAGGAAAATCAAGAACCGATTTTACTCGTGAAGGATTTATAGAAAAAGTTTGGGAATGGAAAGCACATTCTGGTGGAATGATTGCCAAGCAACAACGGTTACTCGGTGAGTCGGTTGACTGGTCGAGAGAACGGTTTACTTTTGATGAAGGTTTATCCAAGGCAGTTATCAAAGTATTTCGTAGTTTGTATGATGAAGGTTTGATTTATCGTGGGGAACGAATCATCAATTGGTGCCCGGTTACCAAAACTGCTATCTCTGACATCGAAGTTGAGTATAAAGAAAAACAAGGCAAACTCTATCATATCAAATATCCCAAAGCGGAGTTTCAATCGAAAGATCCAAAAACTTTGGTCAAAGGGGAAT
This genomic window from Leptospira brenneri contains:
- a CDS encoding thioredoxin family protein: MRKNPSAFFMERKFQFLLSLLIFGFSFTTLSYCSKQSDIIFSQLEESLTFAKDSNRKLIVVFGADWCPDCKALDGIFEEPEPKALLKENFILFKVDVGRFDKNLSLNDKLGNPIQNGIPALVVLDPSGKILTSTKGGEFSNASKMTKEQVLEYLYRL